A single Mixta calida DNA region contains:
- the bamB gene encoding outer membrane protein assembly factor BamB, whose amino-acid sequence MELRKYLLSGLISVTLLSGCSLFSGEEDVVKMAPLPKVENQFEPQEVWSTSVGDGIGDFYSNLHPAWQNDTVYAADRFGIVKALDASDGKEKWKVNLSTDNGFFSKNTPALLSGGVTAAGEHIYIGSERAQVYALNSADGSVAWQTKVAGEALSRPVVSDGLVLIHTSNGMLQGLDQNSGAVKWTVNLDMPALSLRGESAPATAFGGAIVGGDNGRVSAVILNQGQIIWQQRISQPSGATEIDRLSDVDTTPVIVNGVVYALAYNGNLTALDLRSGQMLWKREIGSVKDFIVDAGRIYLIDQDDRVMALNADGGVAIWRQSDLLHRNLTSPVLYNGYIVVGDSEGYLHWLNTDDGRFVAQQKVDGSGFQTEPVVASDKLLIQAKNGEVYSIAR is encoded by the coding sequence ATGGAATTACGTAAATACCTGCTGTCAGGGCTGATTTCAGTCACTTTGCTCAGCGGTTGCTCGCTGTTCAGCGGCGAAGAAGATGTCGTCAAAATGGCCCCGTTGCCGAAAGTGGAAAACCAGTTTGAACCGCAGGAAGTGTGGAGCACCTCCGTCGGCGACGGCATTGGCGACTTCTACTCCAATCTGCATCCCGCCTGGCAGAATGACACCGTCTATGCGGCCGATCGTTTCGGCATCGTGAAGGCGCTGGACGCCAGCGACGGTAAAGAAAAATGGAAAGTTAACCTTTCCACCGATAACGGCTTTTTCTCGAAAAATACGCCAGCCCTGCTTTCCGGCGGCGTAACCGCGGCGGGCGAGCATATCTATATCGGCAGCGAGCGCGCGCAGGTTTATGCGCTGAACAGCGCCGACGGCTCTGTCGCCTGGCAGACCAAAGTGGCTGGCGAAGCGCTTTCCCGTCCGGTGGTCAGCGACGGCCTGGTGTTGATTCATACCAGCAACGGCATGTTGCAGGGGCTGGATCAGAACAGCGGCGCGGTGAAATGGACCGTTAATCTGGATATGCCAGCGCTTTCGCTGCGCGGCGAATCTGCGCCCGCCACCGCTTTCGGCGGCGCGATCGTTGGCGGCGACAATGGCCGCGTCAGCGCAGTGATTTTGAACCAGGGCCAGATTATCTGGCAGCAGCGCATCTCTCAGCCGAGCGGCGCGACCGAAATCGATCGTCTCAGCGACGTCGACACCACGCCGGTTATCGTTAACGGCGTAGTGTACGCGCTGGCCTATAACGGTAACCTGACGGCGCTGGATCTGCGTTCCGGCCAGATGTTGTGGAAACGCGAAATCGGTTCGGTGAAAGATTTCATTGTCGACGCGGGCCGCATCTATCTGATCGATCAGGATGACCGCGTGATGGCGCTGAACGCCGACGGCGGCGTCGCCATCTGGCGTCAGAGCGATCTGCTGCACCGCAACCTGACTTCACCGGTCCTTTATAACGGCTATATCGTTGTGGGCGACAGCGAAGGCTATCTGCACTGGCTGAACACCGACGACGGTCGTTTCGTCGCGCAGCAGAAAGTGGATGGCTCCGGCTTCCAGACCGAACCGGTGGTTGCCAGCGATAAGCTGCTGATCCAGGCGAAGAACGGCGAGGTTTACTCTATCGCGCGTTAA
- a CDS encoding YfgM family protein has protein sequence MEVYSNENEQVDALRRFFANNGKALAVGVVLGIGALVGWRYWSTHQDSSSREVSAHYQQLTTALDASKPQTLEAVAKFANENSNTYGALASLDLAKQYVDKNELAKAAGQLQSGIKNTRDANLQAVMNLRLARIQLQQKQADDALKTLDSVKGEGWTAIVADIRGEALLSKGDKQGARDAWSKGIASEASPALKEMMQMKMNNLG, from the coding sequence GTGGAAGTTTACAGCAACGAAAACGAACAGGTGGATGCGCTCCGTCGTTTTTTTGCCAATAACGGCAAAGCATTAGCGGTCGGCGTGGTGCTGGGTATCGGCGCGCTGGTCGGCTGGCGTTACTGGAGCACTCATCAGGACAGCTCCTCGCGTGAAGTGTCGGCGCACTATCAGCAGTTGACCACCGCGCTGGACGCCAGCAAGCCGCAGACGCTGGAAGCCGTGGCGAAATTCGCTAACGAAAACAGCAATACCTATGGCGCGCTGGCCTCGCTCGACCTGGCGAAGCAGTATGTCGATAAAAACGAGCTGGCGAAAGCGGCCGGACAGCTGCAAAGCGGCATTAAAAATACGCGCGACGCCAACCTGCAGGCGGTAATGAATCTGCGCCTGGCGCGGATTCAGCTGCAACAGAAGCAGGCGGACGACGCGCTGAAAACGTTGGATAGCGTGAAGGGTGAAGGCTGGACGGCCATCGTTGCGGATATTCGTGGTGAAGCGCTGCTGAGCAAGGGCGATAAGCAGGGCGCCCGTGATGCCTGGAGCAAGGGGATCGCTTCCGAGGCGTCACCGGCGCTGAAAGAAATGATGCAGATGAAAATGAATAATTTAGGTTAA
- the hisS gene encoding histidine--tRNA ligase, with product MAKNIQAIRGMNDYLPTDTVVWQRIEGILKQVLSSYGYSEIRLPVVEHTPLFKRAIGEVTDVVEKEMYTFDDRNGESLTLRPEGTAGCVRAGIEHGLLYNQEQRLWYMGPMFRYERPQKGRYRQFHQIGAEVFGLQGPDIDAELIMMTARWWKALGIADHVKLELNSIGSLEARASYRDALVAFLEQHKETLDEDCKRRMYSNPLRVLDSKNPDVQALLNDAPTLGDYLDEESRAHFDGLCALLDSVGIAYTINQRLVRGLDYYNRTVFEWVTTSLGAQGTVCAGGRYDGLVEQLGGRATPGVGFAMGMERLVLLVQAVNPDFEPSRIVDVYVIASGQGVQSAAMQLAERVRDAAPSLKLMTNFGGGNFKKQFARADKWGARVALVLGEDEMNAGQVVVKDLRSGEQQTLAQDEVAAALVTLLS from the coding sequence GTGGCGAAGAACATCCAGGCCATCCGCGGCATGAACGACTATTTGCCGACCGACACCGTTGTCTGGCAGCGTATCGAAGGTATTCTGAAGCAGGTACTGTCCAGCTATGGCTACAGCGAAATCCGCCTGCCGGTCGTCGAGCATACGCCGCTGTTTAAGCGCGCTATCGGCGAAGTGACCGACGTGGTGGAAAAGGAGATGTATACCTTTGACGATCGCAACGGCGAAAGCCTGACGCTGCGCCCGGAAGGCACCGCGGGCTGCGTGCGCGCCGGTATCGAGCATGGTCTGCTCTATAACCAGGAGCAGCGCCTGTGGTACATGGGCCCGATGTTTCGCTACGAGCGTCCGCAGAAAGGGCGCTACCGTCAGTTCCATCAGATCGGCGCGGAAGTGTTCGGTCTGCAAGGGCCGGATATCGACGCCGAATTGATTATGATGACCGCGCGCTGGTGGAAAGCGCTCGGCATCGCCGATCATGTGAAGCTGGAGCTTAACTCCATCGGCTCGCTTGAAGCGCGCGCCAGCTACCGCGACGCGCTGGTAGCATTCCTCGAACAGCATAAAGAGACGCTGGACGAAGACTGCAAACGCCGCATGTACAGCAATCCGCTGCGCGTGCTGGACAGTAAAAACCCGGACGTGCAGGCGCTGCTGAACGACGCGCCGACGCTGGGCGATTATCTGGATGAAGAATCGCGCGCCCATTTCGACGGGCTGTGCGCGCTGCTGGATAGCGTCGGCATCGCCTACACCATCAACCAGCGCCTGGTGCGCGGTCTCGATTACTACAACCGCACCGTATTCGAATGGGTGACCACCAGCCTGGGCGCGCAGGGCACGGTATGCGCCGGCGGCCGCTATGACGGACTGGTCGAGCAGCTGGGCGGACGCGCGACGCCGGGCGTCGGTTTCGCCATGGGCATGGAGCGTCTGGTGCTGCTGGTTCAGGCGGTTAACCCCGATTTTGAACCGTCACGCATTGTTGATGTCTATGTTATCGCTTCGGGTCAGGGCGTACAGTCCGCCGCGATGCAGCTGGCGGAGCGGGTACGCGATGCGGCGCCGTCGCTAAAGCTGATGACCAATTTCGGCGGCGGCAACTTTAAGAAGCAGTTCGCGCGCGCCGACAAATGGGGCGCTCGCGTTGCGCTGGTGCTGGGCGAAGATGAAATGAACGCCGGGCAGGTAGTGGTGAAAGACCTGCGCAGCGGCGAACAACAAACGCTGGCGCAGGATGAAGTGGCTGCGGCGTTAGTGACCCTGCTGTCGTAA
- the ispG gene encoding flavodoxin-dependent (E)-4-hydroxy-3-methylbut-2-enyl-diphosphate synthase: MHNEAPIIRRKSTRIYVGKVPVGDGAPIAVQSMTNTRTTDVEATVKQIKALERVGVDIVRVSVPTMDAAEAFKLIKQQVNVPLVADIHFDYRIALKVAEYGVDCLRINPGNIGNNERIRQVVECARDRNIPIRIGVNAGSLEKDLQEKYGEPTPQALLESAMRHVDHLDRLNFDQFKVSVKASDVFLAVESYRLLAKQIDQPLHLGITEAGGARAGAVKSAIGLGLLLSEGIGDTLRISLAADPVEEVKVGFDILKSLRIRTRGINFIACPTCSRQEFDVIGTVNALEQRLEDIITPMDVSIIGCVVNGPGEALVSTLGVTGSNKKSGFYEDGVRQRDRLDNDDMIDQLEARIRAKAAMLDETRRINVQQVEN; this comes from the coding sequence ATGCATAACGAAGCACCCATTATCCGTCGCAAATCAACGCGCATTTACGTCGGCAAGGTGCCAGTGGGTGACGGCGCGCCTATCGCCGTGCAATCCATGACTAACACCCGCACCACGGATGTGGAAGCGACCGTTAAACAGATCAAAGCGCTGGAGCGCGTGGGCGTTGATATCGTTCGCGTCTCGGTGCCGACCATGGACGCCGCTGAAGCGTTCAAACTGATCAAACAGCAGGTGAACGTGCCGCTGGTGGCGGATATTCATTTTGACTACCGCATTGCGCTGAAAGTAGCGGAATATGGCGTCGACTGTCTGCGCATCAACCCCGGCAACATCGGCAACAACGAGCGTATCCGCCAGGTGGTGGAATGCGCGCGTGACAGAAATATTCCTATCCGCATCGGTGTTAACGCCGGCTCGCTGGAAAAAGATCTGCAGGAAAAGTATGGCGAGCCGACGCCGCAGGCGCTGCTTGAATCCGCCATGCGCCATGTCGATCATCTGGATCGACTCAACTTCGATCAGTTCAAAGTCAGCGTAAAAGCCTCCGATGTCTTCCTCGCGGTAGAGTCCTATCGTCTGTTGGCGAAACAGATCGATCAGCCGCTGCATCTGGGGATCACCGAAGCGGGCGGCGCGCGCGCCGGCGCGGTAAAATCGGCGATCGGCCTCGGTTTGCTGCTTTCCGAAGGCATTGGCGATACGCTGCGCATTTCGCTGGCGGCCGATCCGGTGGAAGAGGTGAAAGTCGGTTTCGATATCCTGAAATCGCTGCGCATCCGCACCCGCGGCATCAACTTTATCGCCTGTCCGACCTGCTCGCGTCAGGAGTTCGACGTGATCGGTACCGTTAACGCGCTGGAGCAGCGGCTGGAAGATATCATCACCCCGATGGACGTTTCGATCATTGGCTGCGTGGTGAACGGACCGGGCGAAGCGCTGGTGTCGACGCTGGGCGTGACCGGCAGCAACAAGAAAAGCGGCTTTTATGAAGATGGCGTTCGCCAGCGCGATCGTCTCGATAATGACGATATGATCGACCAGCTGGAAGCGCGCATTCGGGCGAAAGCGGCGATGCTCGATGAAACCCGGCGCATTAACGTGCAGCAAGTGGAAAATTAA
- the rodZ gene encoding cytoskeleton protein RodZ → MNTEATQDTTAANSTGARLRAAREQMGLTQQNVAERLCLKLSTVRDIEEDKSPADLASTFLRGYIRSYARLVHVPEEELLPMMAKQAPVRAAKVEPMQSFSLGKRRKKRDGWLMIFTWLVVFVVVGLTGAWWWQNHKAAQDDLVSLSDQGGAGDDSSQSIPLTDNGSDNSSAQSQAAPSDGISVPLTNDNANNTSSAAANTAAPGASAPAPNNAAPVTAAPTASAGNNDANAVVSPSQAPVTAAPTATENNATPLPTGSASVSGPAADANTVVLDFNADCWLEVTDASGKKLFSGMQRSGGKLSLSGTAPYRLKIGAPAAVQIHYQGQPVDLSRFIRTNQVARLTLWAQ, encoded by the coding sequence ATGAATACTGAAGCCACTCAAGATACAACAGCAGCAAATTCCACAGGCGCCCGCCTGCGTGCCGCCCGTGAGCAGATGGGGCTGACGCAGCAGAATGTTGCTGAGCGTTTGTGCCTGAAACTTTCAACCGTGCGAGACATTGAAGAGGACAAATCACCGGCCGATTTGGCTTCGACTTTTTTACGCGGCTATATCCGCTCTTACGCACGGCTGGTGCATGTGCCGGAAGAGGAACTGCTGCCGATGATGGCGAAGCAGGCTCCGGTACGCGCGGCGAAAGTCGAACCGATGCAGAGCTTTTCGCTGGGCAAGCGACGTAAAAAACGCGACGGCTGGCTAATGATTTTTACCTGGCTGGTCGTGTTTGTCGTCGTCGGTCTGACCGGCGCCTGGTGGTGGCAAAATCATAAGGCGGCGCAGGATGATCTGGTGTCGCTTTCCGATCAGGGCGGCGCAGGCGACGACAGCAGTCAGTCCATTCCGTTAACCGATAATGGCAGCGACAACAGCAGCGCCCAGAGCCAGGCGGCGCCGTCTGACGGCATCAGCGTGCCGTTGACCAACGACAACGCCAATAACACCAGCAGCGCGGCCGCCAATACCGCCGCGCCAGGCGCCAGCGCGCCAGCGCCGAATAACGCGGCGCCGGTGACCGCCGCGCCGACGGCCTCTGCCGGCAATAACGACGCCAACGCGGTCGTTTCGCCGAGCCAGGCGCCGGTGACCGCCGCGCCGACGGCGACAGAGAATAACGCGACGCCGCTGCCTACCGGCAGCGCCAGCGTCAGCGGTCCTGCCGCCGACGCCAATACCGTTGTGTTGGATTTCAATGCTGACTGCTGGCTGGAAGTGACCGACGCCTCAGGAAAAAAACTGTTCAGCGGAATGCAGCGCAGTGGTGGTAAACTCAGCCTTTCCGGCACCGCGCCTTATCGTCTGAAGATTGGCGCGCCGGCAGCTGTACAGATTCATTATCAGGGACAGCCTGTTGATTTAAGTCGTTTTATTCGTACCAACCAGGTTGCTCGCCTGACGCTTTGGGCCCAGTAA
- the pilW gene encoding type IV pilus biogenesis/stability protein PilW: protein MRKGLRWLMLVAALALAGCSSQRQASGSGQIRLQLGLIYLLQGDMPAARRNLQRALQDAPGDYRVLLAMARLHEQEGDGAMARHYYQSALKSAPKNSYALNNYGAFLCGLGQYDAAHQQFTLAATPNSLAASADSQERAGYCYLRQGDYASARRALLTALQADRQKADALLAEAERHLEQQKPESTRLLLEVYHHSAPATAESLWLEIRFAALEQRTVDKADYGRQLAQNFPQSIQYQHFLANEY from the coding sequence ATGCGTAAAGGATTACGATGGCTGATGCTGGTGGCCGCGTTGGCGCTGGCGGGCTGTAGCAGTCAACGCCAGGCCAGCGGCAGCGGACAGATTCGTTTGCAGTTGGGGCTTATCTATCTTTTGCAGGGCGATATGCCCGCAGCGCGGCGCAATTTACAGCGGGCGTTGCAGGATGCGCCCGGCGACTATCGCGTTTTGTTAGCGATGGCGCGCCTGCATGAGCAGGAAGGCGACGGGGCGATGGCGCGGCATTATTATCAGTCGGCGCTGAAATCCGCGCCCAAAAATAGTTATGCACTTAACAATTACGGTGCGTTTCTTTGCGGATTAGGGCAGTATGATGCGGCGCATCAACAATTTACTCTTGCTGCGACGCCGAATTCGCTTGCAGCAAGCGCTGACAGTCAGGAGCGCGCCGGATACTGTTATTTGCGGCAGGGCGACTACGCCTCCGCACGGCGGGCGTTGTTGACAGCGTTGCAGGCTGACCGGCAAAAAGCGGACGCGCTACTGGCCGAAGCTGAAAGACATCTTGAACAGCAGAAGCCTGAATCAACGCGGCTTTTGTTAGAGGTATATCATCACAGCGCGCCTGCGACAGCAGAGAGCCTGTGGTTGGAGATTCGTTTCGCTGCGCTGGAACAGCGGACCGTAGATAAAGCAGATTACGGTCGGCAACTGGCGCAAAATTTTCCACAATCGATACAGTACCAGCATTTTCTAGCTAATGAATACTGA
- a CDS encoding bifunctional tRNA (adenosine(37)-C2)-methyltransferase TrmG/ribosomal RNA large subunit methyltransferase RlmN has translation MSEHIVTPSSASPAVVSPKSEKINLLDLNRQQMREFFISLGEKPFRADQVMKWIYHYCSDDFDEMTDINKVLRNKLKQLTEIRAPEVAEEKRSADGTIKWAIRVGDQLVETVYIPEDDRATLCVSSQVGCALECKFCSTAQQGFNRNLRVSEIIGQVWRAAKIIGAAKVTGQRPITNVVMMGMGEPLLNLNNVVPAMEIMLDDFGFGLSKRRVTLSTSGVVPALDKLGDMIDVALAISLHAPNDTIRDEIVPINKKYNIATFLESVRRYLEKSNANQGRVTIEYVMLDHINDSTDDAHQLAELLKDTPCKINLIPWNPFPGAPYGRSSNSRVDRFAKVLMSYGFTTIVRKTRGDDIDAACGQLAGDVIDRTKRTLRKKMAGEQISVKAL, from the coding sequence ATGTCCGAACACATTGTGACGCCGTCGTCCGCATCTCCCGCTGTTGTCTCCCCAAAAAGTGAAAAAATCAATTTGCTGGACCTGAACCGTCAGCAGATGCGCGAGTTCTTTATCTCTCTGGGTGAAAAGCCTTTCCGCGCCGATCAGGTTATGAAATGGATCTATCACTACTGCAGTGATGATTTCGATGAGATGACCGACATCAATAAGGTGCTGCGCAACAAACTCAAGCAGTTAACCGAAATCCGCGCACCGGAAGTGGCGGAAGAGAAACGCTCCGCAGATGGCACCATTAAATGGGCGATCCGCGTGGGTGACCAGCTGGTAGAAACGGTTTACATCCCTGAAGACGACCGCGCTACGCTGTGCGTTTCTTCACAGGTCGGCTGCGCCCTTGAGTGTAAATTCTGCTCCACCGCACAGCAGGGCTTTAACCGTAACCTGCGCGTATCCGAGATTATTGGTCAGGTGTGGCGCGCAGCGAAAATCATCGGCGCCGCCAAAGTGACCGGCCAGCGTCCTATCACTAACGTGGTAATGATGGGCATGGGCGAACCGCTGCTCAATCTGAACAACGTTGTGCCGGCGATGGAAATCATGCTGGACGATTTCGGTTTCGGCCTCTCCAAACGCCGCGTCACCCTGTCGACCTCAGGCGTCGTGCCTGCGCTGGATAAGCTGGGCGATATGATCGACGTGGCGCTGGCGATCTCCCTGCATGCGCCGAACGACACCATTCGCGACGAAATCGTGCCGATCAACAAAAAGTACAATATCGCGACCTTCCTGGAATCGGTGCGCCGTTACCTGGAAAAATCCAATGCCAATCAGGGGCGCGTGACGATTGAATATGTGATGCTGGATCACATTAACGACAGCACCGACGATGCGCACCAGCTGGCCGAGCTGCTGAAAGATACGCCGTGCAAAATTAACCTGATTCCGTGGAACCCCTTCCCGGGCGCGCCTTACGGCCGCAGCTCTAACAGCCGCGTCGATCGCTTTGCCAAGGTGCTGATGAGCTATGGTTTCACCACCATCGTGCGTAAAACGCGTGGCGATGATATCGACGCCGCCTGCGGCCAGCTGGCGGGCGACGTTATTGACCGCACCAAGCGTACGCTGCGCAAAAAAATGGCGGGTGAACAAATATCTGTGAAAGCGCTCTGA
- the ndk gene encoding nucleoside-diphosphate kinase, translated as MTVERTFSIVKPNAVAKNVIGAIYNRFEAAGFKIVAAKMLHLTKEQAEGFYAEHKGKPFFDGLVEFMTSGPIVVSVLEGENAVQRHRDLMGATNPANALAGTLRADYADSFTENATHGSDSLESAAREIAFFFGENEICPRTR; from the coding sequence ATGACAGTAGAACGTACCTTTTCCATCGTAAAACCGAACGCGGTGGCAAAAAACGTAATTGGCGCCATTTATAACCGTTTCGAAGCCGCTGGTTTTAAAATCGTTGCTGCAAAAATGCTGCACCTGACCAAAGAGCAGGCTGAAGGCTTCTATGCTGAGCATAAAGGCAAACCGTTCTTTGACGGTCTGGTTGAATTCATGACCTCCGGTCCGATCGTTGTTTCCGTACTGGAAGGCGAAAACGCCGTTCAGCGTCACCGCGATCTGATGGGCGCGACCAATCCGGCTAACGCGCTGGCTGGCACGCTGCGTGCTGACTACGCTGATAGCTTCACCGAGAACGCCACTCACGGTTCTGACTCTCTGGAGTCTGCCGCGCGTGAAATCGCGTTTTTCTTCGGCGAAAACGAAATCTGCCCGCGTACCCGTTAA